The following coding sequences lie in one Saccopteryx bilineata isolate mSacBil1 chromosome X, mSacBil1_pri_phased_curated, whole genome shotgun sequence genomic window:
- the PIGA gene encoding phosphatidylinositol N-acetylglucosaminyltransferase subunit A: MTCRGGDGLGYDPSGDGLGYDPAGDGLGCDPSGDGLDHDPAGDGLGYDPSGDGLGYDPAGDGLGRDPSGDGLGHDPSGVELGYDPAGDGLGYDPAGDGLGGDPSGDELGYDSSGDGLGYDPSGDGLGHDPSDALDHVSSHPHSICMVSDFFYPNMGGVESHIYQLSQCLIERGHKVIVVTHDYGDRKGIRYLTKGLKVYYLPLKVMYNQSTATTLFHSLPLLRYIFVRERVNIIHSHSSFSAMAHDALFHAKTMGLHTVFTDHSLFGFADVSSVLTNKLLTVSLCDTNHIICVSYTSKENTVLRAALNPEIVSVIPNAVDPTDFTPDPVKRQDSITVVIVSRLVYRKGTDLLSGIIPELCQKYEDINFIIGGEGPKRIILEEVREKYQLHDRVRLLGALEHKDVRNVLVQGHIFLNTSLTEAFCMAIVEAASCGLQVVSTRVGGIPEVLPENLIILCEPSVKSLCEGLEKAISQLKSGALPTPEEIHNLVKTFYTWRNVAERTEKVYNHVAGNIVLPIDQRLERLMSCCGPVTGCIFALLAVFNFLFLTFLRWMIPDSTIDVAIDVTGPKASWPHQYPYSSKQGRDEDI, encoded by the exons ATGACCTGTCGAGGAGGAGATGGACTTGGCTATGACCCCTCAGGAGATGGACTTGGCTATGACCCTGCAGGAGATGGACTTGGCTGTGACCCCTCAGGAGATGGTCTTGACCATGACCCTGCAGGAGATGGACTTGGCTATGACCCCTCAGGAGATGGACTTGGCTATGACCCTGCAGGAGATGGACTTGGCCGTGACCCCTCAGGAGATGGTCTTGGCCATGACCCCTCAGGAGTTGAACTTGGCTATGACCCTGCAGGAGATGGACTTGGCTATGACCCTGCAGGAGATGGACTTGGCGGTGACCCCTCAGGAGATGAACTTGGCTATGACTCCTCAGGAGATGGACTTGGCTATGACCCCTCAGGAGATGGACTTGGCCATGACCCCTCAGATGCACTCGACCATGTTAGCTCTCATCCCCATAGTATATGCATGGTGTCGGACTTTTTCTACCCAAATATGGGAGGCGTGGAAAGCCACATTTACCAGCTCTCTCAGTGCCTGATTGAAAGAGGACACAAGGTCATAGTTGTCACCCATGATTATGGAGATCGAAAAGGCATCCGTTACCTCACTAAAGGCCTCAAAGTCTATTACTTGCCTCTGAAAGTGATGTACAACCAGTCTACAGCCACAACCCTCTTTCACAGTCTGCCATTGCTCAGGTACATATTTGTGCGGGAGCGAGTCAACATAATCCACTCCCATAGTTCCTTTTCTGCCATGGCCCACGATGCCCTCTTCCACGCCAAGACAATGGGGCTCCATACAGTCTTCACGGACCATTCCCTTTTTGGATTTGCTGATGTCAGCTCGGTGCTCACAAACAAGCTTCTAACTGTATCTCTTTGTGACACAAACCACATCATTTGTGTCTCTTATACTAGTAAGGAAAACACTGTGCTAAGAGCAGCACTGAATCCTGAAATAGTGTCCGTCATTCCTAATGCTGTAGATCCTACTGACTTCACTCCAGACCCAGTTAAAAGGCAAGATAGTATAACTGTTGTTATTGTCAGCAGACTTGTTTACAGAAAAG GGACCGATTTGCTTAGTGGTATAATCCCTGAACTCTGTCAGAAATATGAAGATATAAATTTCATAATTGGAGGAGAGGGACCAAAGAGAATCATTTTGGAAGAAGTACGAGAAAAGTACCAGCTACATGACAG AGTGCGTCTCTTGGGAGCCTTAGAACACAAGGATGTTAGAAATGTCTTAGTTCAAGGACATATTTTTCTTAACACTTCCCTTACTGAAGCATTCTGCATGGCAATTGTGGAAGCAGCCAGTTGTGGTTTACAG gttGTAAGTACCAGGGTTGGTGGAATTCCTGAAGTACTTCCAgaaaatcttattattttatgtgAGCCTTCTGTAAAATCTTTGTGTGAGGGATTGGAAAAAGCTATTTCCCAGCTGAAGTCCGGAGCATTGCCAACTCCAGAAGAAATCCATAACTTAGTAAAGACTTTCTACACCTGGAGGAATGTGGCGGAGAGAACTGAAAAA GTGTACAACCACGTGGCAGGAAACATTGTGTTACCCATAGACCAACGACTGGAGAGACTCATGTCTTGCTGCGGCCCAGTAACCGGCTGCATTTTTGCTTTGTTGGCGGTATTCAACTTTCTTTTCCTCACCTTCCTGAGGTGGATGATTCCAGATTCTACCATTGATGTTGCAATAGATGTCACAGGGCCAAAGGCTTCCTGGCCTCATCAATATCCTTACAGCAGTAAACAGGGCAGGGATGAAGACATCTAA